In Synechococcus sp. Nb3U1, one DNA window encodes the following:
- a CDS encoding EutN/CcmL family microcompartment protein, which translates to MRIAIVRGTVTSTQKDPSLTGVKFLLVQYVDLQGQPQPDYEVAADPVGAGTEEWVLVSQGSAARQPQGNETRPLDAVVMAIIDTVSVGGRSLYNKRDQR; encoded by the coding sequence ATGCGTATCGCCATCGTCCGGGGCACCGTTACCAGCACCCAGAAGGATCCCAGCCTGACGGGCGTGAAGTTTCTGTTGGTGCAGTATGTCGATCTCCAGGGGCAGCCGCAACCGGACTACGAAGTGGCCGCCGATCCCGTGGGGGCCGGAACCGAAGAGTGGGTACTGGTCAGCCAGGGCAGTGCTGCCCGTCAACCGCAGGGGAATGAAACTCGTCCTCTAGATGCGGTGGTGATGGCGATCATCGATACTGTCAGCGTTGGCGGTCGCTCCCTCTATAACAAGCGAGATCAACGCTAG
- a CDS encoding cell division protein FtsQ/DivIB, with protein sequence MVPLASPTHEQLLQRRRLLRQQRRSRFWQGSWRLTSSMAVLALLVLGLRQPYWQIRQPEQIQVEGADWVDPAWIRSQLPLRYPLDIWQVQPAVLEGALLGSPTQPSPIESVQVRRRLLPVGVIVQVRERQPIARAMRDDQLGLVDIQGNWVALNSFRSHALDRSTRPLPQLELLGWESHTPEQWALLLKALQQLEIQIEAVDWQGGGAITLRTELGNVYLGPISDRLALQIQTLNQMRDLRRYCDCTPDQIVHIDLTSPTVPTLQLTPSASQERWQLDLP encoded by the coding sequence ATGGTTCCTCTGGCTTCTCCCACACACGAACAACTGTTGCAGCGCCGCCGACTTCTCCGTCAGCAACGGCGGAGCCGGTTTTGGCAGGGATCCTGGCGACTGACCAGTTCAATGGCCGTCCTCGCCCTGCTGGTGCTGGGCCTACGGCAGCCCTACTGGCAGATCCGTCAGCCGGAACAAATTCAGGTGGAGGGCGCCGACTGGGTTGATCCCGCTTGGATACGATCCCAGTTGCCGTTGCGCTATCCGCTCGATATTTGGCAAGTTCAGCCAGCTGTTTTAGAAGGGGCTTTACTGGGATCCCCAACTCAACCCTCCCCAATCGAGAGTGTTCAGGTGCGGCGACGGCTCCTGCCCGTGGGTGTGATCGTCCAGGTGCGGGAACGACAACCGATTGCACGAGCAATGCGGGATGATCAACTGGGTTTGGTGGATATCCAGGGCAACTGGGTGGCTCTCAACTCTTTTCGAAGTCATGCTCTCGACCGTTCTACCCGTCCCCTGCCCCAGTTGGAGTTACTGGGTTGGGAGAGCCATACCCCGGAGCAATGGGCGCTTTTGCTCAAGGCTCTACAACAGTTGGAGATTCAGATCGAGGCGGTGGACTGGCAAGGGGGCGGGGCGATCACATTGCGTACCGAACTGGGCAATGTCTACCTAGGGCCAATTTCCGACCGATTAGCGCTGCAAATTCAAACTCTCAACCAAATGCGGGATCTGCGCCGTTACTGCGACTGTACTCCTGACCAAATCGTCCACATCGATCTGACTAGCCCTACAGTGCCCACCCTGCAACTCACCCCTAGCGCCAGCCAAGAGCGTTGGCAGCTAGATCTGCCCTAA
- a CDS encoding NAD+ synthase: protein MKVALLQLNYTVGDLSGNAERIRLAVQEVAAAGAELAVTSELALLGYPPRDLLLYPALIQKASQVLEHLASQLANSIPVVVGSVQRNPIPAGRPLYNAAAWLEQGQIRHWFQKSLLPTYDVFDEDRYFEPGSQSQPIQYRGYRLGFTICEDVWNDRDFWQHPRYHKDPVEQMAQLGADLLINLSASPFSLGKQKLRVDMLGSLARKHNLPILYVNQVGGNDDLIFDGASCALDRSGQVWAQAAAFAPDHLILDLAELTQSPGFPQRQTTVPTGSRWPAEPEVQLYEALVLGTRDYVGKCGFQEVLLGLSGGIDSAVTAVIAAAALGPERVLGVLMPSPYSSAGSLEDAYQLAKNLGIPTLKLPIQPVMDSYRDLLAEPFAGLAPDITEENLQSRIRGTTLMALSNKFRRLLLTTGNKSELAVGYCTIYGDMSGGLAVISDVPKTWVYRLAHWINRDQERIPLSTLTKPPSAELKPEQQDSDSLPPYDILDGILQRHIEQHQSGPELVVQGYDPETVQRVLRLVELAEFKRHQAAPGLRITDRAFGTGWRMPIAKRIEGIL from the coding sequence GTGAAAGTAGCGCTGTTACAACTAAACTATACCGTCGGCGACCTGAGCGGGAATGCCGAGCGGATTCGTCTGGCGGTGCAGGAAGTGGCTGCGGCGGGAGCAGAGTTGGCAGTTACTTCCGAGCTGGCTCTGTTGGGCTATCCTCCTCGTGATTTGTTGCTCTACCCCGCCCTGATTCAGAAAGCGAGCCAAGTTTTGGAGCATTTGGCCAGCCAGTTGGCGAACAGCATTCCGGTGGTGGTGGGATCCGTTCAGCGCAACCCCATCCCTGCGGGCCGCCCCCTCTACAACGCTGCCGCTTGGCTAGAACAGGGGCAGATCCGTCATTGGTTCCAAAAATCCCTGCTGCCCACCTACGATGTGTTTGATGAAGATCGCTATTTCGAGCCGGGATCCCAGTCGCAACCGATTCAGTACCGTGGCTATCGGCTGGGGTTCACCATCTGTGAGGATGTTTGGAACGACCGCGACTTTTGGCAGCATCCACGTTATCACAAGGATCCGGTCGAACAGATGGCCCAATTGGGTGCTGATCTGCTGATCAACCTCTCTGCCTCCCCCTTTAGCCTGGGCAAACAAAAGCTGCGGGTGGACATGCTGGGATCCCTAGCCCGCAAGCACAATCTACCGATTCTTTACGTGAACCAGGTGGGGGGCAACGACGATTTGATCTTTGACGGGGCCAGTTGTGCCCTGGATCGCTCCGGCCAGGTTTGGGCCCAAGCCGCTGCCTTTGCGCCAGATCATCTCATTCTGGATTTGGCTGAACTGACTCAGTCTCCGGGATTCCCCCAGAGACAGACAACGGTGCCCACTGGATCCCGCTGGCCGGCAGAACCGGAAGTCCAACTCTACGAGGCACTGGTTTTGGGGACCCGCGACTATGTGGGCAAATGTGGCTTTCAGGAGGTGCTGTTGGGCCTATCCGGTGGGATCGATTCTGCCGTCACTGCTGTTATTGCCGCCGCTGCCTTGGGGCCAGAGCGGGTTTTGGGGGTGCTCATGCCCTCTCCCTATTCCAGCGCTGGCAGCCTAGAAGATGCTTATCAACTGGCCAAAAACTTGGGGATCCCGACCCTAAAATTGCCCATTCAGCCCGTCATGGACAGCTACCGCGACCTCTTAGCAGAACCCTTTGCGGGGCTAGCTCCAGACATCACGGAAGAGAACCTGCAATCCCGCATTCGCGGCACCACCCTCATGGCCCTTTCCAACAAATTTCGGCGGCTGTTGCTGACCACGGGCAACAAATCGGAGCTGGCGGTAGGCTACTGCACCATTTACGGGGACATGTCCGGTGGGCTGGCGGTGATCTCCGATGTGCCCAAAACCTGGGTGTATCGACTGGCCCATTGGATCAACCGCGACCAAGAGCGGATCCCACTTTCCACCCTCACCAAACCCCCCTCAGCGGAGTTGAAGCCGGAGCAACAGGATAGCGACAGCCTGCCCCCCTATGACATTCTGGACGGGATCCTACAGCGACACATTGAGCAGCACCAATCTGGCCCGGAGTTGGTGGTGCAAGGGTACGATCCGGAAACAGTACAGCGGGTTTTGAGGTTGGTAGAACTAGCCGAGTTTAAGCGGCACCAAGCTGCTCCTGGCTTGCGAATTACGGATCGGGCTTTTGGTACCGGCTGGCGGATGCCGATTGCCAAGCGTATTGAGGGAATTCTGTAG
- a CDS encoding metal-binding protein gives MPLGSTHDRITLWTAPSITLAAGLLGNSTTIALSVGSAYLFSGLMFSGDLDTRSRQYQRWLFLRWIWLPYRKWMRHRSFWSHGPILGTVVRVLYLSLWVGGFGLLWAWLGSLWGWWMWQPWVWRSDLWQLLQVHGELLFWIGMGLELGSMNHSLSDWMISGWKRWRKRRQSQISAGRLSYRR, from the coding sequence ATGCCCCTAGGATCCACCCACGATCGCATTACCCTCTGGACGGCCCCGAGCATTACTTTAGCTGCCGGTTTGCTGGGGAACAGCACCACTATCGCTTTGTCTGTGGGATCCGCCTATTTGTTCAGTGGTCTGATGTTTTCTGGGGATCTGGATACCCGCTCTCGGCAGTATCAGCGCTGGCTGTTCTTGCGCTGGATTTGGTTGCCCTACCGCAAATGGATGCGGCATCGCTCCTTTTGGTCCCATGGGCCAATTTTGGGCACAGTAGTGCGGGTGTTGTACCTCAGCCTGTGGGTGGGGGGATTTGGCCTGTTGTGGGCCTGGCTGGGATCCCTGTGGGGCTGGTGGATGTGGCAACCCTGGGTGTGGCGCAGCGATCTTTGGCAACTGCTGCAGGTGCATGGCGAGCTGCTGTTTTGGATTGGCATGGGGCTGGAGCTGGGATCCATGAATCACAGCCTCAGCGATTGGATGATCTCCGGTTGGAAACGTTGGCGCAAGCGTCGCCAGA
- a CDS encoding energy-coupling factor ABC transporter ATP-binding protein: MNFPAPSEVAVDAKQLWTAYPGRPPVLQGIDLQVKVGERLGVIGPNGVGKTTLFLTLCGLLPIRSGQVTLLGQPLVLGEFRPEVGLVFQDPNDQLFAPTVAEDVAFGLRNLGGSEQEITAGVQAALHHTGTLHLAERPPHHLSGGEKRMVAIAGILAMRPQLVLYDEPTANLDLRARRRLIQFLHQTSQTLLLASHDLELILEVCERVILLDQGRIWASGSPAQVMSQPDLMEAHGLEVPYSLRR, translated from the coding sequence ATGAACTTTCCAGCCCCCTCTGAAGTGGCGGTGGACGCAAAGCAGTTGTGGACGGCTTACCCGGGCCGCCCACCTGTGTTGCAAGGGATCGATCTGCAGGTCAAGGTTGGAGAGCGTCTGGGGGTAATTGGCCCGAATGGCGTGGGCAAGACCACCCTGTTCCTCACCCTCTGTGGTCTGTTGCCAATTCGCTCTGGCCAAGTGACCTTGTTAGGACAGCCGCTCGTGCTAGGAGAATTTCGCCCAGAGGTGGGGTTGGTGTTTCAGGATCCCAACGATCAACTGTTTGCCCCCACCGTCGCCGAAGATGTGGCCTTTGGACTGCGCAACTTAGGTGGTTCGGAACAGGAGATCACTGCTGGCGTTCAGGCAGCGCTCCACCACACCGGCACTCTGCACCTGGCGGAGCGCCCCCCCCACCATCTTTCGGGTGGGGAAAAACGCATGGTGGCAATTGCCGGGATCCTGGCGATGCGACCGCAACTGGTTCTTTACGATGAGCCGACCGCCAACTTGGATCTGCGGGCACGGCGGCGGCTGATCCAGTTCCTGCACCAAACTTCGCAAACGCTCCTGCTGGCTTCCCACGATCTAGAGCTGATTCTGGAGGTGTGTGAGCGGGTGATTCTGCTGGATCAAGGCCGTATTTGGGCATCGGGATCCCCAGCTCAGGTGATGAGCCAACCAGACCTAATGGAAGCTCATGGCCTGGAGGTGCCCTACTCGTTGCGGCGATGA
- the ndhO gene encoding NAD(P)H-quinone oxidoreductase subunit O, with translation MAIKRGSLVRAVREQLQGSLEAQASDALIPNYVFETAGEVVDMKDDYLQIKFGVVPTPTIWLRADQVEEIGG, from the coding sequence ATGGCGATTAAACGGGGAAGTCTAGTGCGAGCTGTTCGCGAACAATTGCAGGGGAGCCTAGAAGCCCAAGCCAGCGACGCTTTGATCCCCAACTATGTCTTCGAGACCGCTGGCGAGGTCGTGGACATGAAAGACGACTATTTGCAGATCAAGTTCGGGGTTGTCCCTACCCCTACCATTTGGCTGCGAGCTGATCAAGTGGAAGAGATTGGTGGTTGA
- a CDS encoding PAS domain S-box protein yields the protein MLTGFDVLLENAPVGIFRMDLEGRCLFANPKLAEIYGYASSTHLRRHLSDFGHRFYTNAAGRRHFFRDLLQGQVDDGGSAQEWHLHNRQGLDVWVREQVQIGRNTAGDPLYLEGYVEDITAQKQTEKALAASQERHQSLIWAIPEVLVIFSKEGEYLELTYPPENAHFTSIPLEDFQGKSVGDLFTPEVADSLQRLISRCLATGSRQTLEYPVTTLKGEARHREIRMVPYGSDRVLGLIRDITDRKQIELALLESQQRLWGIVESCNLGISLVPLEAEAKPHGMNPALGDITGYSAEEWRTLPLETYIPDPADVETLKTFWQEMVSGQRSHYELEHHCTRKDGQTIWVKSQVYVVKDENGQPLFAVSFLDDINERKHIKSALEETRNQLEGIFNFCGQGIALMNFDPDPQYLSLNPAMAEITGYSEEDWLNLKVQDYTPHFEDQERGEMLWEELIAGHINNYEYEKIIRRKDGKEIWAHLQLFAVRSQQGDPCFILAFVEDISERKKAEIHLRESLADLARSEARYRALYEAIPDMLLQVDRQGLILSYKPPRGFAAAYESEQYLNHYAQDLFPEHWTTYFGLLLEQAFQTGQIQVAEYPVPQLSQEELPEYREARLLPFGPDEAIVLVRDITLRKRLEVLQQAREAELHALVQKRTQELERSLEFESILRRLTHQMHETLDEGTILQTVVRELGTFLRVIFCDIGIYDNRRMYSLISYEYTTLPTPGIGDQVYMEDFPFIYEQLWRGWCFQICDRDRPRDPETSPPYLTKLACPITDDQDDQGIIGDLWLARFPSESFSEWEIHLVQQMAAQCSIAIRQARLYRSSQTQVVELKKLNQLKDDFLATVSHELRAPLTNISLSIRMLKLSARTAPLDPKQTHYIEVLEQECEREISLINDFLELQKLSNNTLSPRQERLYLPTFLAPLVEKFRQRMQERQQTLYVHWDPRLPFVQANPRLLERLVRELLTNAYKFTPPQAHIHLEALSLDRDWVQLHLTNTGTTIPVEQQELIFERFYRIPQSDPWQQGGTGLGLALVKEIANHLGGALQVESGDHRTTFILSLPIG from the coding sequence ATGCTGACTGGGTTTGATGTGCTCCTGGAGAATGCTCCTGTCGGGATCTTCCGTATGGATCTAGAGGGGCGGTGTTTATTTGCGAACCCCAAGTTGGCGGAGATCTATGGTTATGCCTCCAGCACCCACCTAAGGCGCCACCTGTCGGATTTTGGCCATCGGTTCTACACCAATGCTGCCGGTCGTCGTCACTTCTTCCGGGATCTGCTTCAGGGCCAAGTTGACGATGGGGGATCCGCTCAAGAATGGCATCTCCACAATCGCCAGGGCTTGGATGTGTGGGTGCGAGAACAGGTTCAGATAGGGCGAAACACGGCAGGGGATCCCCTTTATTTGGAAGGATACGTGGAGGATATCACAGCCCAAAAACAAACCGAGAAAGCCCTGGCTGCTAGCCAAGAACGTCACCAAAGCTTGATTTGGGCGATCCCTGAAGTGTTGGTCATCTTCAGCAAAGAAGGCGAGTATTTAGAGCTGACCTATCCGCCAGAAAACGCCCACTTTACCTCGATTCCGCTGGAGGATTTTCAAGGTAAATCCGTAGGAGATCTGTTTACGCCAGAAGTTGCCGATTCGTTGCAAAGACTGATTTCTCGTTGTCTGGCTACGGGATCTCGGCAAACCCTGGAATACCCTGTCACCACCCTTAAAGGAGAAGCCCGCCATCGAGAAATTCGTATGGTACCTTACGGCTCGGATCGGGTTCTGGGCTTGATCCGAGATATCACCGATCGCAAACAGATAGAATTGGCGCTGCTAGAAAGTCAACAGCGGCTTTGGGGCATTGTGGAGTCCTGCAACCTGGGTATTTCTCTGGTTCCCCTCGAGGCAGAGGCCAAACCCCATGGGATGAACCCAGCCCTCGGCGATATTACCGGATATTCTGCAGAAGAATGGAGGACTTTGCCCCTAGAAACTTATATTCCTGACCCCGCCGATGTCGAGACTTTGAAAACCTTTTGGCAGGAAATGGTCAGCGGACAGCGCAGCCACTACGAGCTAGAACACCACTGCACCCGCAAAGACGGCCAAACCATCTGGGTGAAGTCTCAGGTGTATGTGGTCAAGGATGAGAATGGACAACCTTTGTTCGCGGTCTCCTTTTTGGATGATATCAACGAGCGAAAACACATTAAGTCTGCTCTTGAAGAAACCAGAAATCAATTGGAAGGCATCTTCAATTTCTGTGGACAGGGGATCGCCCTTATGAACTTTGATCCCGACCCTCAATATCTCAGCCTGAATCCCGCGATGGCGGAGATCACCGGGTACAGCGAGGAGGATTGGCTGAATTTGAAGGTGCAGGATTACACTCCCCATTTTGAAGACCAGGAACGGGGAGAAATGCTTTGGGAAGAACTAATCGCCGGACACATCAACAACTACGAATATGAGAAAATCATTCGCCGCAAAGACGGCAAAGAGATTTGGGCGCATTTACAGCTATTTGCAGTGCGGTCTCAACAGGGGGATCCCTGCTTTATCTTGGCTTTTGTAGAAGATATTTCCGAACGAAAAAAAGCTGAAATTCATCTGCGAGAAAGTTTGGCCGACCTAGCCCGCAGCGAGGCGCGTTACCGTGCTCTTTACGAAGCGATTCCAGACATGCTCTTGCAAGTGGATCGGCAAGGATTAATCCTGTCCTACAAGCCTCCGCGTGGATTTGCCGCCGCCTATGAGAGTGAGCAATACCTCAATCACTACGCCCAAGACCTATTCCCAGAGCACTGGACAACCTATTTTGGCCTGCTCTTAGAACAGGCTTTTCAAACTGGACAGATTCAAGTGGCAGAATATCCGGTTCCTCAGCTTTCTCAAGAAGAACTACCTGAATACCGAGAAGCCCGTCTGCTGCCCTTTGGGCCAGATGAGGCCATTGTATTGGTGCGAGATATCACTCTGCGTAAGCGTCTGGAAGTGCTACAGCAAGCCCGTGAAGCTGAGTTGCATGCCCTGGTGCAGAAACGTACACAGGAACTGGAACGCAGTTTGGAGTTTGAATCGATCCTGCGTCGCCTCACCCATCAAATGCACGAAACCTTGGATGAAGGCACCATTTTGCAGACGGTGGTGCGAGAACTAGGGACTTTTTTGAGGGTGATCTTTTGCGATATTGGCATTTACGATAACCGCAGAATGTACTCCCTGATCAGCTACGAATACACGACCCTGCCCACTCCTGGCATTGGGGATCAGGTGTACATGGAAGACTTCCCTTTCATTTATGAACAACTGTGGCGAGGGTGGTGTTTTCAGATATGCGATCGGGATCGTCCTAGGGATCCCGAAACTTCCCCTCCTTATCTAACGAAGTTGGCTTGCCCTATTACTGATGATCAAGATGATCAAGGCATTATCGGCGATCTGTGGTTGGCGCGTTTCCCTTCTGAGAGCTTCAGCGAATGGGAAATTCATTTGGTACAACAAATGGCGGCTCAGTGTTCCATCGCCATTCGTCAGGCCCGACTGTACCGCAGCAGCCAAACCCAGGTGGTGGAGCTGAAAAAACTGAACCAACTTAAAGATGATTTCCTGGCCACCGTTTCCCACGAATTAAGAGCTCCACTCACCAATATCAGTCTTTCGATTCGCATGTTGAAGCTCAGTGCCAGAACAGCTCCCCTGGATCCGAAGCAAACTCATTACATCGAGGTTTTGGAGCAGGAATGCGAACGCGAGATTTCCCTAATCAATGATTTTCTGGAACTACAGAAACTAAGTAATAATACTCTTAGTCCTCGTCAAGAGCGACTGTATTTGCCCACGTTCCTGGCTCCCTTGGTCGAGAAGTTCCGCCAACGGATGCAGGAGCGCCAGCAAACGCTATATGTTCACTGGGATCCCCGTCTGCCCTTTGTCCAAGCGAATCCTCGCCTGTTGGAACGGCTGGTGCGGGAACTGCTGACCAACGCCTACAAATTCACCCCTCCTCAAGCACACATCCACCTAGAAGCCCTGTCCCTTGACCGCGATTGGGTGCAACTGCACCTGACCAACACTGGCACCACCATTCCCGTCGAGCAGCAAGAACTGATTTTCGAGCGGTTTTATCGCATTCCCCAATCGGATCCCTGGCAGCAGGGGGGAACAGGGCTTGGATTAGCTTTGGTCAAGGAGATTGCCAATCATCTAGGTGGGGCTTTGCAGGTGGAGAGCGGCGATCATCGAACCACTTTTATCCTCAGCTTGCCCATAGGCTGA
- a CDS encoding carbon dioxide-concentrating mechanism protein CcmK codes for MAIAVGMIETLGFPAVVEAADAMVKAARVTLVGYEKISSGRVTVIVRGDVSEVQASVSAGIDSVKRVNGGQLLSWHIIARPHENLEYVLPIRYTEDVAQFREGVNAIRPFTRP; via the coding sequence ATGGCTATTGCAGTCGGCATGATTGAAACCTTGGGCTTTCCCGCGGTGGTGGAAGCCGCCGATGCCATGGTGAAGGCCGCTCGGGTTACCTTGGTGGGCTACGAAAAAATCAGCAGTGGCCGGGTCACGGTGATCGTACGGGGCGATGTCTCGGAAGTGCAGGCTTCGGTGTCTGCCGGGATCGATTCTGTGAAGCGGGTCAATGGCGGTCAACTGCTCTCCTGGCACATCATCGCCCGTCCCCACGAAAACTTGGAGTATGTTCTCCCGATTCGGTATACGGAAGATGTGGCCCAGTTCCGCGAAGGGGTGAATGCCATCCGTCCCTTCACCCGTCCCTGA
- the uvrC gene encoding excinuclease ABC subunit UvrC, with the protein MTAPLIQNRDILENRLKELPAEPGVYLMRDATDQILYVGKSKKLRSRVRSYFRFTSDLSPRIQRMVVQVCEIEFIVTDNESEALALEDNLIKTHQPSYNVLLKDDKKYPYLCITWSNAYPHLYITRHRRLHQNQDKYYGPYTDVGLLRYTLGLVKRIFPLRQRPKPLYKDRTCLNYDIGRCPGVCQGLITSEDYRKTLSQVAMIFQGQTDELVKDLKEKMAQAAAQENYEAAARFRDQIRGLEQLGESQKVSLPNSTVSRDALALAMNDSRACIQLFQVRAGKLVGRLGFIAENQGDDPALILQRVLQEHYQYCDPVEIPSEILTQYELPEHDFLEAWLSQKKGRKVSLIAPQRQSKAELIELVERNAELELTRTQRLADRDAAALERLAEVLDLPEAPRRLEAYDISHIQGSDAVGSQVVFIDGLPAKQHYRRYKIRNPEVRSGRSDDFASHAEVARRRFGKMTPQDQPDLVLIDGGKGQLSAVMAVLMELGLDHLPVIGLAKREEEIFLPGDPIPIRLDLQDPARLLLQRLRDEAHHFAITFHRQQRKVRQQASTLDEIPGLGQHRQKLLLEEFRSIARIQMASEEQLAQVPGIGPKLARQIYLYFHPDTQAESLGTAQVG; encoded by the coding sequence ATGACTGCCCCCCTGATCCAAAACCGCGACATTCTGGAAAACCGCCTTAAAGAGCTTCCTGCCGAACCCGGAGTGTATTTGATGCGGGATGCCACGGATCAGATTCTCTATGTGGGCAAATCCAAAAAGTTGCGCTCCCGGGTGCGATCCTACTTCCGGTTTACCAGCGATCTATCTCCTCGCATTCAGCGCATGGTGGTTCAGGTTTGTGAGATCGAATTTATCGTCACTGACAACGAAAGTGAAGCCTTAGCCCTAGAAGATAACCTGATCAAAACCCATCAGCCTTCCTATAATGTTCTTCTCAAAGATGACAAAAAATATCCTTATCTGTGCATTACCTGGTCAAACGCTTATCCCCATCTCTACATCACCCGTCACCGTCGTCTTCATCAAAACCAAGACAAATACTATGGCCCCTATACTGATGTGGGCCTATTGCGCTATACCCTTGGCTTAGTGAAGCGCATTTTTCCGCTGCGACAACGGCCTAAGCCCCTATACAAAGATCGCACCTGTTTGAACTACGATATTGGGCGCTGTCCGGGTGTCTGCCAAGGCTTGATCACCTCAGAGGACTATCGCAAAACGTTGTCTCAGGTGGCGATGATCTTTCAGGGGCAGACGGATGAACTGGTTAAAGATCTAAAAGAGAAAATGGCCCAGGCAGCCGCCCAGGAAAACTACGAAGCTGCGGCCCGATTCCGGGATCAAATTCGTGGCCTAGAACAACTGGGAGAATCTCAAAAGGTTTCCTTGCCCAACTCTACCGTCAGCCGCGATGCTCTGGCCTTGGCCATGAACGACTCCCGGGCTTGCATTCAACTGTTTCAGGTGCGAGCAGGCAAGTTGGTGGGGCGCTTGGGGTTTATTGCCGAAAATCAGGGGGATGATCCAGCCCTTATTTTGCAGCGGGTGTTGCAGGAGCATTATCAATATTGCGATCCCGTCGAGATCCCGTCGGAGATTCTGACCCAGTATGAATTGCCCGAACATGATTTCTTGGAGGCTTGGTTGAGCCAGAAGAAAGGCCGCAAGGTGAGCCTCATCGCCCCGCAACGGCAGAGCAAAGCCGAGCTGATTGAGTTGGTGGAGCGCAATGCCGAGTTGGAGTTGACCCGTACCCAACGTTTGGCGGATCGGGATGCGGCGGCGCTGGAACGCTTGGCGGAGGTACTGGATTTGCCGGAGGCACCACGGCGGTTGGAAGCCTACGATATTTCCCACATTCAGGGATCCGATGCAGTGGGCAGTCAGGTGGTGTTTATCGATGGGCTGCCCGCCAAACAACATTATCGCCGCTACAAAATTCGCAACCCCGAGGTGCGTTCCGGTCGTTCCGATGATTTTGCCAGCCACGCAGAAGTGGCCCGTCGTCGCTTCGGCAAGATGACTCCACAGGATCAACCGGATCTGGTGCTAATCGATGGGGGCAAGGGGCAATTGTCAGCGGTCATGGCTGTCCTGATGGAGTTGGGGTTGGATCATCTGCCGGTGATCGGCTTGGCCAAGCGGGAGGAGGAGATCTTCTTGCCAGGGGATCCCATCCCCATCCGTCTGGATCTTCAGGATCCGGCCCGGTTGTTGCTGCAACGGCTGCGGGATGAAGCCCACCATTTTGCCATTACCTTTCATCGTCAGCAGCGGAAAGTTCGTCAACAGGCCTCCACGTTGGATGAAATCCCCGGACTGGGCCAACATCGGCAAAAGCTCTTGCTGGAGGAGTTCCGCTCCATTGCCCGCATTCAGATGGCCTCAGAAGAGCAGTTGGCCCAAGTACCTGGCATTGGCCCGAAGCTCGCCCGGCAGATTTACCTCTACTTTCACCCAGATACCCAAGCCGAATCCCTAGGGACCGCGCAGGTGGGTTAA
- a CDS encoding carbon dioxide-concentrating mechanism protein CcmK codes for MPIAVGMIETRGFPAVVEAADAMVKAARVTLVGYEKIGSGRVTVIVRGDVSEVQASVAAGLESAKRVSGGEILSHHIIARPHENLEFVLPIRYTEAVEQFRT; via the coding sequence ATGCCTATCGCAGTAGGAATGATCGAAACCCGCGGGTTTCCGGCAGTGGTGGAAGCCGCCGATGCCATGGTGAAGGCCGCTCGGGTTACCTTGGTGGGTTACGAAAAAATTGGCAGTGGTCGGGTCACGGTGATCGTGCGGGGCGACGTCTCGGAAGTACAGGCTTCGGTGGCCGCCGGTTTGGAGTCAGCCAAGCGGGTCAGTGGCGGTGAGATCCTATCCCACCACATCATTGCCCGTCCTCACGAAAACCTAGAATTTGTATTGCCCATTCGCTACACCGAAGCCGTCGAGCAGTTCCGCACCTAG